The Flavobacterium praedii genome window below encodes:
- a CDS encoding SAM-dependent methyltransferase, with amino-acid sequence MKSAPLLGKLYLIPTTMGDCDPMDVLPQTIKRCVELIDYYVVENDKTARKSIKLTNPDKKQSELKLFVLNKYTETKDHQEFIKPLLEGKNMGLMSEAGCPGVADPGAVIVKLAHDKGIQVVPLVGPSSILLAMMASGMNGQSFTFHGYLPIEKDEKKASFKSLERISFEKNQSQIFIETPYRNNKLLEDLILTLHPDTYLCIATDITLPTEYIKTKKISAWKKETVDLHKRPTIFIIHKM; translated from the coding sequence ATGAAATCAGCACCGCTTCTTGGCAAACTATACTTAATTCCAACCACTATGGGCGATTGCGACCCTATGGATGTATTACCTCAAACCATTAAAAGATGTGTTGAATTAATTGATTATTACGTAGTTGAAAATGACAAAACAGCTCGAAAGTCTATCAAACTAACCAATCCCGACAAAAAACAATCCGAATTAAAGCTATTCGTTCTCAATAAATACACCGAAACCAAAGACCACCAAGAGTTCATCAAACCACTTTTGGAAGGCAAAAATATGGGACTTATGAGCGAAGCTGGTTGCCCTGGAGTAGCCGATCCTGGTGCTGTAATCGTAAAATTGGCCCACGACAAAGGCATTCAGGTTGTACCTCTTGTTGGCCCATCCTCTATTCTTTTGGCAATGATGGCTTCTGGTATGAACGGTCAAAGTTTTACTTTTCATGGTTATTTACCCATTGAAAAAGACGAAAAAAAAGCCAGTTTCAAAAGCCTAGAACGCATATCTTTTGAAAAAAACCAGTCTCAGATTTTCATCGAAACACCGTACCGCAATAACAAACTGCTCGAAGATTTAATTTTGACATTGCACCCCGACACCTATTTATGTATTGCTACCGATATTACTTTACCAACTGAATACATCAAAACAAAGAAAATTTCAGCCTGGAAAAAAGAAACTGTCGATTTACACAAACGCCCTACAATTTTTATCATTCATAAAATGTAA
- a CDS encoding ParA family protein, whose translation MGKIIAIANQKGGVGKTTTSINLAASLGVLEKKVLLIDADPQANATSGLGIDVETVEIGTYQILEHSHTPLEAIVKCSSPNVDVIPAHIDLVAIEIELVDKENREYMLKKALESIKDQYDYILIDCAPSLGLLTLNALTAADSVVIPIQCEYFALEGLGKLLNTIKSIQKIHNPDLDIEGLLLTMFDSRLRLSNQVVEEVQKHFNDMVFETVIQRNVKLSEAPSFGESIINYDATSKGAVNYIHLAQEIIKKNSK comes from the coding sequence ATGGGCAAAATCATAGCGATTGCGAATCAGAAAGGTGGAGTTGGAAAGACTACTACTTCTATTAACCTAGCGGCTTCATTAGGTGTTTTAGAAAAAAAGGTATTACTAATAGACGCTGATCCTCAAGCAAATGCAACTTCAGGATTGGGAATTGATGTTGAAACAGTTGAAATTGGAACCTATCAAATTCTCGAGCATAGCCATACTCCATTGGAGGCTATTGTAAAATGTTCTTCTCCAAATGTTGATGTAATTCCTGCACATATTGATCTTGTTGCGATAGAAATCGAATTGGTCGACAAAGAAAACAGAGAATATATGCTTAAAAAAGCATTAGAGAGCATCAAAGATCAATACGATTATATCTTGATTGATTGCGCACCATCTCTTGGACTTTTAACGTTGAATGCTTTAACAGCTGCCGATTCAGTAGTAATTCCTATTCAATGTGAATATTTTGCATTAGAAGGTTTGGGTAAATTATTAAATACCATAAAAAGTATTCAAAAAATTCACAATCCAGATTTAGACATTGAAGGATTATTATTGACAATGTTTGATTCCAGATTGCGTTTATCAAACCAAGTGGTGGAAGAAGTTCAAAAACATTTTAATGATATGGTTTTTGAAACAGTAATTCAAAGAAATGTAAAATTGAGCGAAGCTCCTAGTTTTGGGGAAAGCATTATCAACTATGATGCCACCAGCAAAGGAGCAGTAAATTATATTCATTTAGCTCAAGAAATTATAAAGAAAAATAGTAAATAG
- a CDS encoding HAD family hydrolase — MINAIIFDFGDVFINLDKQATMDGLKNLGISQWNEDLNQLNLQYEIGSISEEDFLFGIQKHTDNASIEDISKAWNAILLDFPLYRLEFLQMLAKKYRLFLLSNTDAIHIETFEQKSGTSFYSDFYQCFEKVYFSFEIGMRKPNPEVYTFVLNQNGLQAKQTLFIDDKKENTDAALELGLPVWNLQVGKEDVVDLFDKKII; from the coding sequence ATGATTAATGCAATAATATTTGATTTTGGAGATGTCTTTATCAACTTAGATAAACAAGCAACTATGGATGGTTTAAAAAATCTTGGCATATCCCAGTGGAATGAAGATTTAAACCAATTGAACTTACAATATGAAATTGGATCCATATCCGAAGAAGATTTTTTATTTGGAATTCAAAAACATACCGATAACGCATCTATTGAGGACATCTCAAAAGCATGGAACGCAATATTACTGGACTTTCCATTGTATCGATTAGAATTCCTTCAAATGCTTGCCAAAAAGTACCGTTTATTTCTATTGAGCAACACCGATGCCATTCATATTGAAACTTTCGAACAAAAATCGGGCACTTCATTTTATAGTGATTTTTACCAATGTTTTGAAAAAGTATATTTTTCATTCGAAATTGGCATGAGAAAACCCAATCCAGAAGTTTACACTTTCGTATTGAACCAAAACGGATTGCAAGCCAAACAAACTTTATTTATAGATGACAAAAAAGAAAACACCGATGCAGCATTAGAACTTGGCCTTCCAGTTTGGAACTTACAAGTAGGTAAAGAGGATGTAGTTGATTTGTTTGATAAAAAAATAATTTAG
- a CDS encoding IMPACT family protein has protein sequence MEIKDTYKTIAYPSEESLLKEKSSKFFGYAFPIESEEEVKPIIEVLRKQHPHAVHYCYAYQIGTESIQYRANDDGEPSNTAGTPIYGQIQSFGVTNVLVVVVRIYGGIKLGVGGLISAYKTSAQLTLESCKIIEKTIDIPFQISFDYKNMNKVMRVIKEKKLDIVSQEMEINEETNLPIGKFVIKTRKKNAEMVFDTFNSLFEIDIIKL, from the coding sequence TTGGAAATTAAAGACACCTACAAAACTATTGCATATCCTTCCGAAGAATCTTTACTCAAGGAAAAAAGCAGCAAATTCTTCGGTTACGCCTTTCCTATTGAATCGGAGGAAGAAGTAAAACCTATTATCGAAGTTTTAAGAAAACAACATCCACACGCTGTTCATTACTGTTATGCCTATCAAATAGGAACAGAAAGCATCCAATACAGAGCCAATGATGATGGAGAACCCAGTAATACAGCAGGAACCCCAATTTACGGTCAAATACAATCCTTTGGCGTAACCAATGTCCTTGTCGTGGTGGTTCGAATTTATGGTGGCATAAAACTGGGAGTAGGCGGATTAATCTCGGCTTACAAAACTTCTGCACAACTCACTTTAGAATCTTGTAAAATCATCGAAAAAACAATTGACATTCCTTTTCAAATTTCATTTGATTATAAAAATATGAATAAAGTGATGCGAGTGATCAAAGAAAAAAAATTGGACATTGTATCTCAAGAAATGGAAATAAATGAAGAAACCAATTTACCAATAGGCAAATTTGTAATAAAAACCAGAAAAAAAAATGCCGAAATGGTATTCGACACTTTTAATTCATTGTTTGAAATTGACATAATAAAACTATAA
- the dnaA gene encoding chromosomal replication initiator protein DnaA yields MNKTAQSVWENCLSFIKDNIQDQAYKTWFEPIKSVELTDNALYIQVPSKFFYEWLEEHYVKLLKVALTKELGKNAKLLYKIKMENTYGNKQPFTEQLPSANRAPMKAQEVDAPFKNLNPELKNPFVIPGIRNLKIESQLNPNYSFDNFLEGDSNRLARSAGMAVANKPGGTSFNPLLIFGGVGLGKTHLAHAIGVEIKDKYPEKTVLYISAEIFTQQYIDSVKKNNRNDFIHFYQLIDVLIIDDVQFLSGKSGTQDVFFHIFNYLHQNGKQVILTSDKAPVDMQDIEQRLLSRFKWGLSAELHQPDYETRISILKNILYRDGVEIPNEIIEYVARNIKSNVRELEGAIISLIAQSSFNKKEVTIELAKSVVEKFVKNVKREISIDYIQKIVSDYFQLDLETLQSKTRKRHVVQARQLAMFFAKKFTKASLANIGSQIGDRDHATVLHACKTVDNLVATDKQFKKYVEDINSKLTL; encoded by the coding sequence ATGAACAAGACTGCACAATCAGTATGGGAAAACTGTTTGTCCTTCATAAAGGACAACATTCAAGATCAAGCTTATAAAACTTGGTTTGAACCAATTAAATCAGTTGAACTTACCGATAATGCATTATATATACAAGTACCTAGCAAATTTTTCTACGAATGGTTAGAAGAACACTATGTGAAATTATTAAAAGTTGCCCTAACCAAAGAACTTGGTAAAAATGCAAAGTTACTCTATAAAATCAAAATGGAGAACACTTATGGCAACAAACAACCATTTACAGAACAGTTGCCAAGTGCCAATAGAGCTCCTATGAAAGCGCAAGAAGTAGATGCTCCTTTCAAAAATTTAAACCCAGAATTAAAAAACCCGTTTGTAATCCCTGGAATTCGTAATTTAAAAATCGAATCTCAACTAAACCCTAATTATAGTTTTGACAATTTTTTAGAAGGAGATTCTAATAGATTGGCGCGTTCTGCAGGTATGGCTGTAGCTAATAAGCCTGGAGGAACCTCTTTCAATCCATTGTTAATTTTTGGTGGTGTTGGATTAGGAAAAACACACTTAGCACACGCTATTGGTGTTGAAATCAAAGACAAATACCCAGAGAAAACCGTTTTATATATTTCAGCCGAAATATTTACCCAACAATATATTGATTCCGTTAAGAAAAATAACAGAAATGATTTTATTCATTTCTACCAATTAATCGATGTTTTAATCATTGATGACGTTCAATTTCTTTCTGGAAAATCAGGAACACAAGATGTATTTTTCCATATTTTCAATTATTTACACCAAAACGGAAAACAAGTTATCTTGACTTCGGACAAGGCGCCTGTAGACATGCAAGACATCGAACAACGCTTATTGTCCCGTTTCAAATGGGGATTATCTGCTGAGTTACACCAACCGGATTATGAAACGAGAATTTCTATCTTAAAAAACATATTGTATCGTGATGGAGTTGAAATTCCAAACGAGATAATCGAATACGTAGCACGCAACATCAAATCAAATGTTCGGGAACTAGAAGGAGCAATTATCTCCTTGATTGCACAATCTTCTTTCAACAAAAAAGAAGTAACAATTGAACTAGCCAAAAGTGTCGTAGAAAAATTTGTTAAAAATGTAAAGAGAGAAATATCAATCGATTACATTCAAAAAATTGTATCGGATTATTTCCAATTGGACTTGGAAACCTTACAATCCAAAACAAGAAAAAGACACGTAGTACAAGCCAGACAATTGGCTATGTTTTTTGCTAAAAAATTCACCAAAGCTTCACTAGCAAATATCGGATCCCAAATAGGAGATCGAGATCACGCTACGGTACTTCACGCTTGTAAAACTGTTGACAATTTAGTGGCAACCGACAAACAATTCAAAAAATACGTCGAAGATATCAATTCAAAATTAACGCTATAA
- the prmC gene encoding peptide chain release factor N(5)-glutamine methyltransferase — MKIKEYRTQFIQALTYLYGEGEAESFFYLILEEKQKRKRIDLALQPDLVFSESEIAIWNSILEQLKLEIPIQYLLGNTSFYGLDFEVNENVLIPRPETEELVDWILESQKSKAKSQTLKILDIGTGSGCIAISLAKNLPNAQVFAIDVSEKALATAQKNAIRNEVSVTFIQQNILETLDLGQKFDIIVSNPPYVRNLEKEEIKKNVLDHEPHLALFVEDNDALIFYRKITELAQKNLSNSGQLYFEINQYLGKEMIELFEEMNFKNIELRKDIYGNDRMMLGFCQ; from the coding sequence ATGAAAATAAAAGAATACAGAACTCAGTTTATACAAGCGCTTACTTATCTTTATGGTGAAGGCGAAGCGGAGAGTTTTTTCTATTTAATATTAGAAGAGAAACAAAAACGGAAAAGAATCGATTTGGCTTTGCAACCCGATTTGGTTTTTTCTGAAAGTGAAATTGCGATTTGGAACTCGATTTTGGAACAATTAAAATTGGAAATTCCGATTCAATATTTATTAGGGAATACGAGTTTTTATGGGTTGGATTTTGAGGTCAATGAAAATGTTTTGATTCCAAGACCCGAGACAGAGGAATTGGTGGATTGGATTTTAGAAAGCCAAAAGTCAAAAGCCAAAAGTCAAACTTTAAAAATTCTGGATATAGGAACAGGAAGCGGATGCATTGCTATTTCGTTAGCCAAAAATCTACCAAATGCTCAGGTTTTTGCGATTGATGTTTCGGAAAAAGCTTTGGCAACAGCCCAAAAAAATGCAATTCGGAATGAAGTTAGTGTTACATTTATTCAGCAAAATATTCTTGAAACGCTGGATTTAGGTCAAAAATTTGATATTATTGTTTCGAACCCGCCTTACGTTCGGAATTTGGAAAAAGAGGAAATTAAGAAAAATGTTTTAGACCATGAACCGCATTTGGCTCTTTTTGTAGAAGACAATGACGCTTTGATTTTTTATAGAAAAATAACCGAATTGGCACAAAAAAACCTATCAAATTCGGGACAATTGTATTTTGAAATCAACCAATATTTAGGAAAAGAAATGATTGAGTTGTTTGAAGAAATGAATTTTAAGAACATTGAATTAAGGAAAGATATCTATGGAAATGATAGAATGATGCTGGGTTTTTGTCAATAG
- the ribD gene encoding bifunctional diaminohydroxyphosphoribosylaminopyrimidine deaminase/5-amino-6-(5-phosphoribosylamino)uracil reductase RibD, with protein MKIHEKYMSRCIQLAKNGLGTTYPNPMVGSVIVYEGKIIGEGWHKKAGEPHAEVNAVNSVQDKSLLKKATIYVSLEPCSHFGKTPPCCDLIIQNNIPNVVIGTVDPNIKVAGNGIKKLIEAGVHVTIGILEDECNELNKRFFTFHQKKRPYIILKWAESQDGFIAPLEKAEKKPVWITNEFSRQLVHKWRTEEQAILVGTQTAIDDNPKLNARDWFGSNPIRLVLDQNNRIPVENAVFDNQIKTIVFTKTKNRINKENTIFEVIDFKQNIAPQIIAVLFQHQIQSVIIEGGLQTLQTFIDANLWDEARIFYGNTTFEKGIRAPFLSKTNSEKHPMDTDEFLIIRNHD; from the coding sequence GTGAAGATACATGAAAAATACATGAGCCGTTGCATACAACTGGCCAAAAACGGACTAGGAACTACCTACCCCAATCCTATGGTTGGAAGTGTCATTGTATATGAAGGCAAAATCATAGGCGAAGGTTGGCATAAAAAAGCAGGAGAGCCTCACGCCGAAGTCAATGCCGTAAATTCGGTCCAAGATAAATCGTTGCTTAAAAAAGCTACTATCTATGTGAGTTTGGAACCCTGTAGCCATTTTGGAAAAACACCTCCTTGCTGCGATTTGATTATACAAAACAATATCCCAAATGTGGTTATTGGAACTGTAGACCCCAACATCAAAGTAGCAGGAAACGGTATCAAAAAATTAATAGAAGCAGGCGTTCATGTCACTATTGGAATACTCGAGGACGAATGCAACGAACTCAACAAGCGCTTTTTTACATTTCATCAAAAGAAGCGACCTTACATTATTTTAAAATGGGCAGAGAGTCAAGATGGATTTATAGCTCCTCTCGAAAAAGCCGAAAAAAAACCCGTTTGGATTACCAATGAATTTTCGAGACAATTGGTTCATAAATGGCGCACCGAAGAACAAGCTATTCTAGTCGGAACACAAACCGCTATTGATGACAATCCCAAACTAAATGCTAGAGATTGGTTTGGAAGCAATCCCATTCGATTGGTATTGGACCAAAATAATCGTATTCCAGTTGAGAATGCTGTTTTTGACAATCAAATCAAAACTATAGTATTTACAAAGACAAAAAATAGGATCAACAAAGAAAACACTATCTTTGAGGTAATCGATTTTAAACAAAATATTGCGCCACAAATTATTGCTGTTTTGTTTCAACATCAAATACAATCGGTTATTATTGAAGGAGGACTTCAAACGTTACAGACCTTTATCGATGCCAATCTTTGGGATGAAGCTCGAATTTTTTATGGAAATACAACTTTTGAGAAAGGAATCAGAGCCCCATTTTTATCAAAAACAAATTCTGAAAAACACCCAATGGACACCGATGAATTTTTAATAATCAGAAACCATGATTAA
- a CDS encoding acyl-CoA thioesterase, whose translation MKDHQIQVRVRYSETDQMGVVYHGNYIPYFEIGRVEWLRNKGISYKKMEESGIALPIVNMNINYKKSARYDELLTVHTVFKSQTSVKIEFDCAIYNEAKELLTTAQFLLVFVSLKTGKPIAPPDYILELLKTFE comes from the coding sequence ATGAAAGATCATCAAATTCAAGTTCGTGTTCGCTATTCAGAAACAGACCAAATGGGCGTTGTTTATCACGGAAATTACATTCCCTATTTTGAGATAGGAAGAGTCGAATGGCTTAGAAACAAAGGGATTTCATATAAAAAAATGGAAGAAAGTGGTATTGCATTACCTATTGTTAATATGAATATCAATTATAAAAAATCAGCTAGGTATGATGAATTATTAACGGTGCATACTGTTTTCAAAAGTCAGACGTCCGTAAAGATTGAATTTGATTGTGCAATTTACAATGAAGCAAAGGAGTTATTAACAACTGCTCAATTTTTGTTGGTTTTTGTATCCTTAAAAACAGGTAAACCGATTGCTCCTCCAGATTACATTTTAGAACTACTAAAAACTTTTGAATAA
- a CDS encoding GNAT family N-acetyltransferase produces the protein MNNWVIRKIQKEDNQAVAQLIRDVFDELNIPKVGTAYEDPYLDLMFEEYNKPRSVYFVVESEGRIVGGAGVAPLANEADIYCELQKMYFLPETRGKGIGRQMMEQCLQSARDFGFEKCYLETMPFMLEAQKLYKKVGFENICSPMGSTGHTSCPVWMLCPLTPEGGIK, from the coding sequence ATGAATAATTGGGTTATTAGAAAAATACAAAAAGAAGACAATCAAGCGGTTGCTCAATTGATTCGTGATGTTTTTGATGAACTGAATATACCGAAAGTAGGAACTGCTTATGAAGATCCTTATCTTGACTTGATGTTTGAAGAATACAATAAGCCACGATCTGTTTATTTTGTGGTCGAAAGTGAAGGGCGTATTGTTGGTGGAGCAGGAGTGGCACCGCTAGCAAACGAAGCCGATATTTATTGTGAGTTGCAAAAAATGTATTTTTTGCCTGAAACCCGCGGTAAAGGAATTGGCCGTCAAATGATGGAGCAATGTTTGCAAAGTGCGAGAGATTTTGGGTTCGAAAAATGTTATCTAGAAACGATGCCTTTTATGTTAGAGGCACAAAAATTGTATAAAAAAGTCGGTTTCGAAAACATTTGCTCTCCAATGGGAAGCACAGGACATACAAGTTGCCCGGTTTGGATGCTTTGCCCCCTAACCCCCGAAGGGGGAATAAAATAA
- a CDS encoding low molecular weight protein-tyrosine-phosphatase — protein MPVKILMVCLGNICRSPLAEGILASKLPIDKFLVDSAGTGSWHVGRAPDNRSVATAKKNGLNISNQRGRQFQKTDFEAFDYIFVMDNNNYNDVIHLAQNEIQKHKVKLILDAIFPNENVDVPDPYYGLANGFDMVYEMLDEACEVIAQRLITKHSGEN, from the coding sequence ATGCCTGTTAAAATTTTAATGGTTTGCCTGGGCAATATCTGCCGTTCGCCATTGGCCGAAGGCATATTAGCCTCCAAACTTCCTATTGATAAATTCCTTGTAGATTCAGCAGGAACAGGTTCTTGGCATGTTGGTCGTGCTCCAGACAATCGTTCTGTAGCCACCGCCAAAAAAAACGGCTTAAACATTTCTAATCAAAGAGGAAGACAATTCCAAAAAACAGATTTTGAAGCTTTTGACTATATTTTTGTAATGGACAATAACAATTACAATGATGTAATTCACCTCGCTCAGAATGAAATCCAAAAACATAAAGTAAAACTCATCTTGGACGCTATTTTTCCAAATGAAAACGTAGATGTTCCAGACCCTTACTATGGTTTAGCAAACGGTTTTGACATGGTTTATGAAATGCTCGATGAGGCTTGCGAAGTAATTGCCCAAAGGTTGATTACCAAACATTCAGGAGAAAACTAA
- a CDS encoding SDR family oxidoreductase: MSYTDKMLRDDALKGKVIVVTGGGSGLGKAMTKYFLELGAQVAITSRDLEKLKSTAQELEAETGGTCLPLQCDVRHYTEVENMLQEVLKAFGKVDVLLNNAAGNFISPTERLSANAFDTVIDIVLKGSKNCTLAFGKHWIDTKQTSASVLNIVTTYAWTGSAYVVPSATAKAGVLAMTRSLAVEWAKYGIRTNAIAPGPFPTKGAWDRLLPGDLAEKFDMAKKVPLKRVGDHQELANLAAYLVSDFSAYVNGEVIVIDGGEWLKGAGQFNLLEAIPEELWDQLEMMIKAKKKG, translated from the coding sequence ATGAGTTATACGGACAAAATGTTAAGAGACGATGCGTTAAAAGGCAAAGTAATTGTAGTTACAGGAGGCGGAAGTGGATTAGGAAAAGCGATGACCAAATATTTCTTAGAGTTAGGAGCACAAGTTGCTATAACCTCTCGAGATTTAGAGAAACTAAAAAGCACTGCGCAAGAATTAGAAGCCGAAACAGGAGGAACTTGCCTTCCACTTCAGTGTGATGTTCGTCATTATACAGAAGTAGAAAACATGCTACAAGAAGTGCTAAAAGCCTTTGGTAAGGTTGATGTTTTATTGAATAATGCTGCAGGAAATTTTATTTCACCAACAGAGCGCTTATCAGCAAATGCTTTTGACACTGTAATTGATATTGTTTTAAAAGGATCCAAAAACTGTACCCTTGCTTTTGGCAAACATTGGATAGATACCAAGCAAACATCAGCATCCGTTTTGAATATCGTCACCACTTATGCTTGGACAGGCTCTGCATATGTTGTTCCAAGTGCTACAGCCAAAGCAGGTGTTCTTGCCATGACAAGAAGCCTAGCTGTAGAATGGGCAAAATACGGCATTCGTACCAATGCCATTGCACCAGGGCCTTTCCCTACCAAAGGCGCATGGGATAGATTACTGCCTGGCGATCTAGCCGAAAAATTTGATATGGCCAAAAAAGTACCTTTAAAACGTGTAGGTGATCATCAAGAACTAGCCAATTTAGCGGCATATTTAGTTTCAGACTTTTCGGCCTATGTAAATGGCGAGGTAATTGTCATCGATGGAGGCGAATGGCTGAAGGGAGCGGGACAATTTAATTTACTAGAAGCCATTCCAGAAGAACTTTGGGATCAATTAGAAATGATGATTAAAGCAAAGAAAAAAGGTTAA
- a CDS encoding ABC transporter permease, translated as MMLKLFKENIRIAFGSIRTQLLRTILTVMIIAIGITALVGILTVVSALENTLSTDFASMGANTFNINQYENTSRRRGGEEREIINPIISYPEAVAFKNKYNYPFTETSLSFTATSIAEVKYEAEKTDPQISVLGVDEHFLTNSGLETSSGRNFTNFDINNNAYACIVGSDFEKGLLKDVNPIGKTISIRGAKFKVIGVLKEKGSTFGNSQDLRVLIPIQVARSLFTAPNINYTMSIMVAKKELLDQAIDNANSVMRRIRKLSPVKDNNFAVVRSDDLINRILGITKYLGFASWLIGIITILGSSIALMNIMIVSVTERTREIGVRKALGAKKTTIAFQFFIETLLIGQIGGFVGIIFGILIGYGISTAIDFDFVIPWGAMVAAFIVSFIVALVSGLYPAIKSAKLDPIEALRYE; from the coding sequence ATGATGCTAAAACTATTCAAAGAAAATATAAGAATCGCATTTGGTTCGATCCGAACTCAATTGTTGCGAACTATTTTGACGGTAATGATTATTGCCATTGGTATAACCGCTTTGGTTGGGATTCTGACCGTTGTATCGGCGCTTGAGAATACATTATCCACCGATTTTGCTTCGATGGGAGCCAATACTTTCAATATTAATCAATACGAGAATACTTCTCGAAGACGTGGCGGAGAGGAGCGAGAAATCATAAACCCTATTATTTCCTACCCAGAGGCGGTTGCTTTCAAGAATAAATACAATTATCCTTTTACGGAAACATCGCTTTCATTTACAGCGACATCTATTGCCGAAGTAAAATATGAAGCCGAAAAAACAGATCCACAAATAAGTGTTTTGGGTGTAGACGAGCATTTTTTGACCAACTCAGGACTCGAAACCAGTTCGGGTAGAAATTTTACTAATTTTGACATAAACAACAATGCTTATGCTTGTATTGTAGGCTCGGATTTTGAAAAAGGTCTTTTAAAAGATGTCAATCCTATAGGCAAAACCATTTCGATTCGGGGTGCCAAATTCAAGGTTATTGGTGTGTTAAAAGAGAAAGGTTCCACCTTTGGGAACAGTCAGGATTTAAGGGTATTGATTCCGATTCAAGTGGCACGTTCCCTATTTACGGCGCCCAACATCAACTACACAATGAGCATTATGGTTGCCAAAAAAGAGTTGTTGGATCAGGCCATCGACAATGCAAATAGCGTCATGCGTAGAATCCGAAAATTAAGCCCTGTGAAAGACAATAATTTTGCTGTGGTACGAAGTGATGATTTGATAAACAGAATCCTTGGAATCACCAAATATCTAGGTTTTGCATCATGGCTGATCGGAATTATTACTATTTTGGGCTCATCCATTGCCTTGATGAATATTATGATTGTGTCGGTAACGGAACGCACTCGAGAAATTGGGGTTCGAAAAGCCTTGGGAGCCAAAAAAACGACTATCGCTTTTCAATTTTTTATAGAAACCTTACTGATTGGACAAATAGGTGGTTTTGTTGGAATTATTTTTGGAATTTTAATTGGTTACGGAATATCGACTGCTATAGATTTTGATTTCGTAATTCCCTGGGGAGCGATGGTGGCGGCATTTATTGTTAGTTTTATCGTGGCACTTGTTTCTGGTTTGTATCCTGCTATAAAATCAGCAAAACTAGATCCAATTGAAGCTTTGCGATACGAGTAG